A part of Grus americana isolate bGruAme1 chromosome 33, bGruAme1.mat, whole genome shotgun sequence genomic DNA contains:
- the AP1M2 gene encoding AP-1 complex subunit mu-2 isoform X1 encodes MAASALFILDLKGKPLISRNYKGDVGLGEIEHFMGLLLQREEEGTLAPLLTHGKVHFLWIKHANLYLVATTKKNGNASLVYSFLYKVVEVFCEYFKELEEESIRDNFVIVYELLDELMDFGFPQTTDSKILQEYITQEGNKLETGKSRVPTTVTNAVSWRSEGIKYKKNEVFIDVIESVNLLVSANGSVLLSEVVGTIKLKVFLSGMPELRLGLNDRVLFELTGRGKNKSVELEDVKFHQCVRLSRFDNDRTISFIPPDGDFELMSYRLNTQVKPLIWIESVIEKFSHSRVEIMVKAKGQFKKQSVANGVEIAVPVPSDADSPKFKTSVGSARYLPERNLVIWTIKSFPGGKEHLMRAHFGLPSVEKEEEEGRPPISVRFEIPYFTVSGIQVRYMKIIEKSGYQALPWVRYITQSGDYQLRTS; translated from the exons ATGGCCGCCTCAGCCCTCTTCATCCTGGACCTCAAGGGGAAG ccGCTGATCAGCCGCAACTACAAGGGggacgtggggctgggggagatcGAGCACTtcatggggctgctgctgcagcgggaggaggaggggacccTCGCCCCCCTCCTGACCCACGGCAAGGTCCACTTCCTCTGGATCAAACACGCCAACCTCTACC TGGTGGCCACCACCAAGAAGAACGGCAACGCGTCCTTGGTCTACTCCTTCCTCTACAAGGTGGTGGAG gtCTTCTGCGAGTATTtcaaggagctggaggaggagagcatcCGCGACAACTTCGTCATCGTTTACGAGCTCCTGGACGAGCTGATGGACTTTGGCTTCCCGCAGACCACGGACAGCAAGATCCTGCAGGA GTACATCACGCAGGAGGGGAACAAGCTGGAGACGGGCAAGTCCCGCGTCCCCACCACGGTCACCAACGCCGTGTCCTGGCGTTCCGAGGGCATCAAGTACAAGAAGAACGAGGTCTTCATCGATGTCATCGAGTCGGTGAACCTGCTG GTGAGCGCCAACGGCAGCGTGCTGCTGAGCGAGGTGGTGGGCACCATCAAGCTGAAGGTCTTCCTCTCGGGGATGCCCGAGCTGCGCCTGGGCTTGAACGACCGCGTCCTCTTCGAGCTGACCGGCC ggggCAAGAACAAGTCAGTGGAGCTGGAGGACGTGAAGTTCCACCAGTGCGTCCGGCTCTCCCGCTTCGACAACGACCGCACCATCTCCTTCATCCCCCCCGATGGAGACTTCGAGCTCATGTCCTACCGCCTCAACACCCAG gtgaaGCCACTCATCTGGATCGAGTCGGTCATCGAGAAGTTCTCCCACAGCCGCGTGGAGATCATGGTCAAG GCCAAGGGCCAGTTCAAGAAGCAGTCGGTGGCCAACGGGGTGGAGATCGCGGTGCCGGTGCCCAGCGACGCCGACTCCCCCAAGTTCAAGACCAGCGTGGGCTCCGCCAGGTACCTCCCGGAGAGGAACCTCGTCATCTGGACCATCAAGTCTTTCCCG GGGGGGAAGGAGCACCTGATGCGCGCCCACTTCGGGCTGCCCAGcgtggagaaggaggaagaggaagggcgGCCGCCCATCTCTGTCCGCTTCGAGATCCCCTACTTCACCGTCTCGGGCATCCAG GTGCGGTACATGAAGATCATCGAGAAGAGCGGGTACCAGGCGCTGCCCTGGGTGCGCTACATCACCCAGAGCGGGG ACTACCAGCTCCGCACCAGCTAG
- the KRI1 gene encoding LOW QUALITY PROTEIN: protein KRI1 homolog (The sequence of the model RefSeq protein was modified relative to this genomic sequence to represent the inferred CDS: inserted 2 bases in 1 codon; substituted 1 base at 1 genomic stop codon): MTRAAMPEPELRVNAAFAERYGRYRRREELQRLQDRYGDTGDGSSSESDSSGDEVALDPRLERDFYRTLALLKSRDPRIYRADATFYSQRDSSSGSDGEEEEEEDEGRPAKPMYLKDYERKVVLEKEGKYVDEEDEEDEEAAAEQRKRAASRSYVEEQRELKESFRAFVADSEEEEEEGEGGSALLRRRSQTAEEKEREEEDYIRWLKGQGEAPXPEPLQDLVPLQQYWTDPALDPGERFLRDYVLNQGYREEEEDTDDAEGXVGTFPSPPKNPLHPPQPPPAMSPPRASPPRLADSSDEGELFLAKQEDFERRYNFRFEEPDAEQVKTYPRSIPTSVRRRDERRKEKREQIRERKRKEKARKQEELKQLKNLKREEMAARLARLREATGNAAVGFTETFLEEDFDPARHDRLMAECFGDDYYGREEEEKPQFEKEEGLDDDWNWDAWTGREEGGDEREPHCEDPDFVMDADYDPAAPPPKRRQAPVPGKKRHKTRFREAVEREKPEFDPATSTFEQYLDEFYSLDYEDLVGDLPCRFKYRNVLPCDFGLTTDEILAADDKELNRWCSLRKTCMYRSEQEERQDQANYSRRAQNAWKKQQIFKSLAATPEEPQPAPSAKSKLGKKRRDKRKRPEEPGASGAPPATAPHPPSSGGVRRRGSAPLGPAVRLGGRDFTGKRLEAFGLNPRRLRYRQLLRQRRKKEGGGAGGGKA, encoded by the exons ATGACGCGTGCGGCGATGCCGGAGCCGGAGCTGCGCGTGAACGCGGCCTTCGCGGAACGATACGGGCGGTACCGGCGGCGCGAGGAGCTGCAGCGGC TGCAGGACCGGTACGGCGACACCGGGGACGGCTCCAGCTCCGAGTCCGACTCCAGCGGGGATGAGGTG gccctcGACCCCCGCCTGGAGCGGGATTTCTACCGCACGCTGGCGCTGCTGAAGAGCCGGGACCCCCGAATCTACCGGGCAGACGCCACCTTCTACAGCCAGCGag ACTCCTCCTCGGGGAGCGAtggtgaagaggaggaggaggaggatgaagggcGCCCGGCGAAGCCGATGTACCTGAAGGACTACGAGAGGAaggtggtgctggagaaggaggg CAAATACGTGgatgaggaagatgaggaggacgAGGAGGCGGCGGCCGAGCAGAGGaag AGAGCGGCCTCCAGGAGCTACGTGGAGGAGCAGCGGGAGCTgaaggagag ctTCCGAGCCTTCGTGGCTGACAgcgaggaggaagaggaggagggtgaggggggctctgccctgctccgGCGGCGCAGCCAGACGGCAGAGGAGAAg gagcgggaggaggaggattacATCCGCTGGCtgaaggggcagggggaggcccC CCCGGAGCCGCTGCAGGACCTG GTGCCCCTCCAGCAGTACTGGACCGATCCGGCGCTGGACCCCGGCGAGCGTTTCCTGCGCGATTACGTCCTCAACCAGGGCTACcgcgaggaagaggaggacacCGACGATGCCGAAGGGTGAGTGGGGaccttccccagcccccccaaaaacccactGCACCCCCCTcaacccccccccgccatgtccccccccagggCGTCCCCCCCTCGCCTGGCCGACTCCTCGGATGAGGGCGAGCTTTTCCTGGCCAAGCAGGAGGATTTCGAACGCCGTTACAATTTCCGCTTCGAGGAGCCCGATGCCGAGCAG gtgaAGACGTACCCCCGGAGCATCCCCACTTCGGTGCGACGACGGGATGAGCGGCGGAAGGAGAAGCGGGAACAGATtcgggagaggaagaggaag GAGAAGGCGCggaagcaggaggagctgaagcAGCTGAAGAACCTGAAGCGGGAGGAGATGGCCGCCCGGCTGGCCCGGCTGCGGGAGGCCACCGGCAACGCCGCCGTCGGCTTCACCGAAACCTTCCTGGAGGAGGATTTTGACCCGGCCCGGCACGACCGGCTGATGGCG GAGTGTTTTGGCGACGATTATTACggccgggaggaggaggagaagccgCAGTTTGAGAAGGAGGAAGGGCTGGACG aCGACTGGAACTGGGACGCCTGGACGGGccgggaggaggggggggacgAGCGTGAGCCCCACTGCGAGGACCCCGATTTTGTG atgGACGCTGACTATGacccggcagccccccccccaaaacggCGGCAGGCCCCGGTGCCGGGGAAGAAGCGGCACAAGACGCGGTTCAGGGAGGCAGTGGAGCGGGAGAAGCCGGAGTTTGACCCTG cCACCAGCACCTTCGAGCAGTACCTGGACGAGTTTTACAGCCTGGACTACGAGGACCTGGTGGGGGACCTGCCCTGTCGCTTCAAGTACCGCAACGTCCTCCCCTGCGACTTCGGCCTCACCACCGACGAG aTCCTGGCAGCCGACGACAAGGAGCTGAACCGCTGGTGCTCCCTGCGCAAGACCTGCATGTACCG GTCGGAGCAGGAGGAGCGGCAGGATCAGGCCAACTACAGCCGGCGGGCGCAGAACgcctggaagaagcagcagatctTCAAATCCCTGGCGGCCAC GCCGGAGGAGCCCCAGCCGGCGCCGTCAGCCAAGTCCAAACTGGGGAAGAAACGCCGGGACAAGCGGAAGCGGCCGGAGGAACCAGGAGCCTCgggggcccccccagccacagccccccacccccccagttCGGGGGGGGTCCGGCGCCGGGGCTCCGCACCCCTGGGGCCGGCGGTGCGGCTGGGGGGCCGGGATTTCACCGGGAAGCGCTTGGAAGCCTTTGGCCTCAACCCTCGGAGGCTCCGGTACCGGCAGCTCCTCCGGCAGCGGCGCaagaaggagggggggggagctggggggggcaaAGCCTGA
- the ATG4D gene encoding cysteine protease ATG4D encodes MVRCRSTAMANKLNTEAAKARTPVLSWRALAGVHPPKRVRAHTHARRRAPRTVPRWTVRTKPHFSKLSPLHLLGRVYCLAAEEELERFQRDFCSRLWLTYRREFPALEGTPWTTDCGWGCMLRSAQMLLAQGLILHLLGRDWTWPEALLELEPTAASRRPRDPPGRMRDPPGQARDPPGRTRDPPGRTRVSREAEQRHRAIVAWFADHPRAPFGIHRLVELGRSAGKKAGDWYGPSIVAHILRRAVETCPETSGLSVYVSQDCTVYKGDVADLVQGDADRTVPEPGQRRAVVILVPVRLGGESLNPVYVDCVKELLKLKSCVGIIGGKPRHSLYFVGFQDDFLLYLDPHYCQPFVDTSRENFPLQSFHCGSPRKMAFGKMDPSCTIGFYAAGGPDLEELCSDLTRVLTPPSAPERYPIFTVTEGQARDHGLEPLGSRPPPPLPPPPRAGKRPKKPSTDEFVFL; translated from the exons ATGGTGAGGTGCCGCTCCACCGCGATGGCCAACAAGCTCAACACCGAGGCGGCCAAG GCACGGACCCCGGTCTTATCCTGGCGTGCGCTCGCAGGCGTGCACCCCCCCAAAAGGGTCCGCGCACACACGCACGCTCGCAGGCGTGCACCCCGAACGGTCCCAC GCTGGACGGTGCGAACGAAGCCCCACTTCAGCAAACTCTCCCCCCTCCACCTCCTGGGCCGCGTCTACTGCCTGGCGGCCGAGG AGGAGCTGGAGCGTTTCCAGCGGGATTTCTGCTCCCGGCTGTGGCTGACGTACCGGCGGGAGTTCCCGGCGTTGGAGGGGACCCCCTGGACCACCGACTGCGGCTGGGGCTGCATGCTGCGCAGCGCCCAGATGCTGCTGGCCCAGGGCCTCATCCTGCACCTCCTGGGCAGGG ACTGGACGTGGCCCGAGGCGCTGCTGGAGTTGGAGCCGACGGCCGCGTCCCGGCGGCCACGGGACCCCCCGGGACGGATGCGAGACCCCCCTGGACAGGCGAGGGACCCCCCGGGCCGGACACGAGACCCCCCGGGCCGGACACGGGTCTCCCGGGAGGCGGAACAGCGGCACCGCGCCATTGTGGCCTGGTTCGCCGATCACCCCCGGGCCCCTTTCGGCATCCATCGTTTGGTAGAGCTGGGTCGGAGCGCCGGGAAAAAAGCCGGGGATTGGTACGGCCCTTCCATCGTCGCCCACATCCTTCG GAGGGCGGTGGAAACCTGCCCGGAGACCAGCGGCCTCTCGGTCTACGTCTCTCAGGATTGCACCG TTTACAAAGGGGACGTCGCCGACCTGGTGCAGGGTGACGCCGACCGAACCGTGCCGGAACCTGGGCAACGCCGAGCCGTCGTCATCCTGGTGCCGGTGCGGCTAGGGGGGGAGAGCCTGAACCCCGTCTACGTGGATTGCGTCAAG gagctgctgaagctgAAATCCTGCGTGGGCATCATCGGCGGCAAACCCCGGCACTCCCTCTACTTCGTCGGCTTCCAAG atGATTTCTTGCTCTACCTGGACCCCCACTACTGCCAGCCCTTCGTGGACACCTCCCGGGAGAACTTCCCCTTGCAG TCCTTCCACTGCGGCTCCCCACGGAAAATGGCCTTCGGGAAGATGGATCCCAGCTGCACCATCGGCTTCTACGCCGCCGGCGGGCCGGACCTGGAGGAGCTCTGCTCCGACCTCACCCGT GTCCTGACCCCCCCCTCGGCGCCGGAGCGGTACCCCATCTTCACGGTGACGGAGGGTCAGGCGCGGGACCACGGTTTGGAGCCGCTCGGCTCCCGCCctcccccgccgctgccgccgcccccccgcgccGGCAAGCgccccaaaaaacccagcactgaCGAGTTCGTCTTCCTCtga
- the CDC37 gene encoding hsp90 co-chaperone Cdc37: MVDYSVWDHIEVSDDEDETHPNIDTASLFRWRHQARVERMEQFQKEKEELDKGCRECKRKLAECQKKMKELEVTDPESGKGELEKLQAEAQQLRNEEKSWENKLEELKKKEKNMPWNVDTLSKDGFSKSVFNVKPEEKEETEEQKEKKHKTFVERYEKQIKHFGMLRRWDDSQKYLSDNPHLVCEETANYLVIWCIDLEVEEKHALMEQVAHQTIVMQFILELAKSLKVDPRACFRQFFTKIKTADQQYMEGFNDELEAFRERVRGRAKVRIEKAMKEYEEEERQKRLGPGGLDPVEVYESLPPELQKCFDVKDVQMLQDTISKMDPTEAKYHMQRCIDSGLWVPNAKTGEGAEKGGGEALYEEIKKENGDEEKGNP, from the exons ATGGTGGACTACAGCGTGTGGGACCACATCGAGGTCTCGGACGATGAAGACGAGACTCACCCCAACATCGACACGGCCAGTCTCTTCCGATGGCGGCACCAG GCTCGCGTAGAGCGGATGGAGCaattccagaaggaaaaagaagagctggATAAAGGATGCAGGGAATGTAAACGGAAACTCGCCGAgtgccagaaaaaaatgaaggagcTGGAGGTGACGGATCCGGAGAGCGGGAAGggggagctggagaagctgcaggcTGAAGCCCAACAGCTGAGGAATGAAGAGAAAAGCTGGGAGAATAAATTGGAAGAgctgaagaagaaggagaagaacaTGCCCTGGAACGTGGACACCCTCAGCAAAGATGGCTTCAGCAAG AGCGTCTTCAACGTCAAAccggaggagaaggaggaaacggaggaacagaaagagaagaaacacaaaaccttCGTGGAGAGATACGAGAAGCAGATCAAACACTTTG GGATGCTGCGGCGCTGGGACGACAGCCAGAAATATCTCTCCGATAACCCTCACCTCGTATGCGAGGAGACGGCTAATTACTTAGTCATCTGGTGCATCGATCTGGAGGTGGAAGAG aaacaCGCCCTGATGGAGCAGGTAGCCCACCAGACCATCGTCATGCAGTTCATCCTGGAGCTGGCCAAGAGCCTGAAGGTCGATCCCAGGGCTTGTTTCAGGCAGTTTTTCACCAAAATTAAG ACGGCTGACCAGCAGTACATGGAGGGCTTCAACGACGAGCTGGAAGCCTTCAGGGAACGCGTGCGAGGTCGAGCCAAGGTTCGCATCGAGAAGGCGATGAAGGAATACGAGGAAGAAGAGCGGCAGAAAAGGCTGGGCCCCGGCGGGCTCGACCCCGTGGAGGTGTACGAGTCCCTCCCGCCT gagctgcagaaatgctttgaCGTAAAAGACGTTCAGATGTTGCAGGACACGATCAGCAAAATGGATCCTACC GAGGCCAAATATCACATGCAGCGATGCATCGACTCGGGGCTCTGGGTCCCCAACGCCAAGACAGGGGAGGGAGCCGAAAAAGGAGGCGGCGAAGCCCTTTACGAAgaaattaagaaggaaaacgGCGACGAGGAGAAAGGAAATCCGTga
- the KEAP1 gene encoding kelch-like ECH-associated protein 1, producing the protein MSAPPPPECQAEVTPSPGGSGSFSYSLAEHPKAALAIMNQLRLERQLCDVTLRVRYRHDVPPADFPAHKIVLASSSPVFKAMFTTGLRERGMEVIPIEGVHPRVMERLVEFAYTASISVGEKCVLHVMNGAVMYQIDSVVRACCDFLIQQLHPSNAIGIANFAEQIGCLELHQKAREYIYMHFGEVSKQEEFFNLSHCQLVTLISRDELNVRCESEVFHACINWVKHDCPNRRLYVQALLRAVRCHSLTPHFLQMQLQKCEILRSDSRSKDYLAQIFQDLTLHKPTQVLPCRTPKVGQLIYTAGGYYRQSLSYLEAYNPRDGSWIRLADLQVPRSGLGGCVVGGLFYAVGGRNNSPDGNTDSAAIDCYNPMTNQWSPCAPMSVPRNRIGVGVIDGMIYAVGGSHGCIHHSSVERYEPERDEWQLVAPMLTRRIGVGVAVLNRLLYAVGGFDGTARLSSAECYHPEQDAWRAIAPMATIRSGAVSPLPPLPRQPMGRIHPPHRHSHRPPPATAVPG; encoded by the exons ATgtccgcccccccgccccccgaaTGCCAGGCGGAGGTGACCCCCTCACCGGGGGGGTCCGGTTCCTTCAGCTACAGCTTGGCCGAACACCCCAAAGCCGCCTTGGCCATCATGAACCAACTCCGTTTGGAACGGCAGCTTTGCGACGTCACCCTGCGAGTCCGTTACCGTCACGACGTCCCCCCCGCCGATTTCCCGGCTCACAAAATCGTTTTGGCGTCGTCGAGCCCCGTTTTTAAAGCCATGTTCACGACGGGGTTACGGGAACGCGGGATGGAGGTGATTCCCATCGAGGGGGTCCACCCGCGGGTGATGGAGAGGTTGGTGGAATTCGCTTACACGGCGTCCATCTCGGTGGGGGAGAAGTGCGTCCTCCACGTCATGAACGGCGCCGTCATGTACCAGATCGACAGCGTCGTCCGCGCCTGCTGCGACTTCTTGATCCAGCAGCTTCACCCCAGCAACGCCATCGGCATCGCCAACTTCGCCGAGCAGATCGGCTGCCTGGAGTTACACCAGAAAGCTCGGGAGTACATCTACATGCACTTcggggag GTCTCCAAGCAGGAGGAATTCTTCAACCTGTCCCACTGCCAGCTGGTGACCCTGATCAGCCGCGACGAGCTGAACGTGCGCTGCGAGTCCGAGGTTTTTCACGCCTGCATCAACTGGGTGAAACACGACTGCCCCAACCGCCGCCTCTACGTCCAGGCTCTGCTCCGCGCCGTCCGCTGCCATTCCCTCACCCCGCACTTCCTTCAGATGCAGCTCCAGAAATGCGAGATCCTCCGCTCCGATTCCCGATCCAAGGATTACCTGGCGCAAATTTTTCAAGATTTAACTCTTCATAAACCCACCCAGGTTTTACCCTGTCGGACCCCCAAGGTGGGGCAGCTCATTTATACGGCCGGGGGTTATTATCGGCAATCTTTGAGTTATTTGGAAGCTTACAACCCTCGGGACGGATCTTGGATTCGTTTAGCCGATCTTCAGGTTCCCCGGAGCGGTTTGGGGGGTTGCGTGGTGGGGGGGCTTTTTTACGCCGTGGGGGGACGGAATAATTCCCCCGACGGGAACACGGACTCGGCCGCCATCGACTGCTACAACCCCATGACCAACCAGTGGTCCCCCTGCGCCCCCATGAGCGTCCCCCGCAACCGCATCGGGGTGGGGGTGATCGACGGGATGATTTACGCCGTGGGGGGGTCGCACGGATGTATCCACCACAGCAGCGTGGAGAG atacgAGCCGGAGAGGGACGAGTGGCAGCTGGTGGCCCCCATGCTGACGCGACGCAtcggggtgggggtggcggTGCTGAACCGCCTCCTTTACGCCGTGGGGGGGTTCGACGGCACCGCGCGCCTCAGCTCCGCCGAGTGTTACCACCCCGAGCAGGACGCCTGGAGAGCCATCGCCCCCATGGCCACCATCCGCAGCGGCGCCG TGTCGCCGCTGCCCCCGCTCCCACGGCAGCCCATGGGCCGGATCCACCCACcgcaccggcacagccaccgGCCCCCTCCCGCCACCGCCGTACCGGGATGA
- the PDE4A gene encoding cAMP-specific 3',5'-cyclic phosphodiesterase 4A, giving the protein MRKSRSELAGPEEQPPAETPDPGCCSCSPPSLGMLGAELHRGRRRLSASLQVPPWKPPERPRSPEPAGLPRPTTLPLRIPPRIAITHPEPPR; this is encoded by the exons ATGAGGAAGAGCCGGAGTGAGCTGGCCGGGCCCGAGGAGCAG CCCCCCGCGGAGACACCGGACCCcgggtgctgcagctgctccccacCCTCCCTGGGGATGTTGGGTGCCGAACTGCACCGCGGGCGCCGCCGCCTCTCTGCCAGCCTCCAGGTGCCCCCCTGGAAGCCCCCGGAGCGGCCGCGCTCACCGGAGCCCGCCGGCCTCCCGCGCCCAACCACGCTGCCCCTCCGCATCCCGCCGCGCATCGCCATCACCCACCCCGAGCCCCCCAG GTGA
- the AP1M2 gene encoding AP-1 complex subunit mu-2 isoform X2: MGAAAHLAQVTVTRWLPGPRHGRLSPLHPGPQGEVVATTKKNGNASLVYSFLYKVVEVFCEYFKELEEESIRDNFVIVYELLDELMDFGFPQTTDSKILQEYITQEGNKLETGKSRVPTTVTNAVSWRSEGIKYKKNEVFIDVIESVNLLVSANGSVLLSEVVGTIKLKVFLSGMPELRLGLNDRVLFELTGRGKNKSVELEDVKFHQCVRLSRFDNDRTISFIPPDGDFELMSYRLNTQVKPLIWIESVIEKFSHSRVEIMVKAKGQFKKQSVANGVEIAVPVPSDADSPKFKTSVGSARYLPERNLVIWTIKSFPGGKEHLMRAHFGLPSVEKEEEEGRPPISVRFEIPYFTVSGIQVRYMKIIEKSGYQALPWVRYITQSGDYQLRTS, translated from the exons ATGGGCGCAGCCGCTCACCTGGCGCAGGTGACGGTGACGCGGTGGCTGCCGGGGCCCCGCCATGGCCGCCTCAGCCCTCTTCATCCTGGACCTCAAGGGGAAG TGGTGGCCACCACCAAGAAGAACGGCAACGCGTCCTTGGTCTACTCCTTCCTCTACAAGGTGGTGGAG gtCTTCTGCGAGTATTtcaaggagctggaggaggagagcatcCGCGACAACTTCGTCATCGTTTACGAGCTCCTGGACGAGCTGATGGACTTTGGCTTCCCGCAGACCACGGACAGCAAGATCCTGCAGGA GTACATCACGCAGGAGGGGAACAAGCTGGAGACGGGCAAGTCCCGCGTCCCCACCACGGTCACCAACGCCGTGTCCTGGCGTTCCGAGGGCATCAAGTACAAGAAGAACGAGGTCTTCATCGATGTCATCGAGTCGGTGAACCTGCTG GTGAGCGCCAACGGCAGCGTGCTGCTGAGCGAGGTGGTGGGCACCATCAAGCTGAAGGTCTTCCTCTCGGGGATGCCCGAGCTGCGCCTGGGCTTGAACGACCGCGTCCTCTTCGAGCTGACCGGCC ggggCAAGAACAAGTCAGTGGAGCTGGAGGACGTGAAGTTCCACCAGTGCGTCCGGCTCTCCCGCTTCGACAACGACCGCACCATCTCCTTCATCCCCCCCGATGGAGACTTCGAGCTCATGTCCTACCGCCTCAACACCCAG gtgaaGCCACTCATCTGGATCGAGTCGGTCATCGAGAAGTTCTCCCACAGCCGCGTGGAGATCATGGTCAAG GCCAAGGGCCAGTTCAAGAAGCAGTCGGTGGCCAACGGGGTGGAGATCGCGGTGCCGGTGCCCAGCGACGCCGACTCCCCCAAGTTCAAGACCAGCGTGGGCTCCGCCAGGTACCTCCCGGAGAGGAACCTCGTCATCTGGACCATCAAGTCTTTCCCG GGGGGGAAGGAGCACCTGATGCGCGCCCACTTCGGGCTGCCCAGcgtggagaaggaggaagaggaagggcgGCCGCCCATCTCTGTCCGCTTCGAGATCCCCTACTTCACCGTCTCGGGCATCCAG GTGCGGTACATGAAGATCATCGAGAAGAGCGGGTACCAGGCGCTGCCCTGGGTGCGCTACATCACCCAGAGCGGGG ACTACCAGCTCCGCACCAGCTAG